The Ruania halotolerans genome contains the following window.
GAAGACAGCCACCGCCACACCACCACCACCACGATTCCGCACCGACCCACACCCGGACCGAGATACCCGTTCGCCCCGCACCGGTACTACACCGCCACACGAGCACCACCCAGGCCCCGATGCCCACTCACCCGCGAGCACCGATCCAGCCACGAGCTCCCAATGGTCCACGAGCACCGATCCAGCTGCGAGCCCTCGCTCCCCCGCGAGCACCCACGCACCGCGTGGCGCCGACCCACCCTTCTGAACGCCCCGCCCCGCACCCCGCCGACACCCACCGTCGACGGGGCCACAGGCATGACCGCTACTACCTGGCGGCTCGATCAGACCTGCAGGACAGTTCGATCAGACCTGCATGACAAGGAGGGTCGGGCACCGAGCACTCCGATGCACCGAACACTCCGATGCCGAGCGGCACCCAACGAGCGATTGGCCGTCCCAGAACCTTCCGACCGACAACCCTCTCGACGAATCGGTGCAGCCGCTCCGTCCAGGCAGCCAGCAGGAACGGGAGGACGACGGTAGACGTCAGCTGCTCCTGCCCCACGCCCCACGCCCCACGCCCCACGGCGAGCTGATCCCGAGTGCGTCACGAACAGCGACGACGCCGAGACCAGCCCGTGCGACGCTAGGCGCGGCTGCTGCGGTCACCACGACAGCCGCGCGCCGCTGGCGTGCGCCGTCATCGCAAGTTCACACGTTGAAGCCGAGCGCCCGCAACTGCTCGCGACCGTCATCGGTGATCTTCTCCGGGCCCCACGGCGGCATCCACACCCAGTTGATCCGCTGCCCGGCTACCAGGCCCTCGAGTGCCTGCGCTGCCTGGTCCTCGATCACGTCGGTGAGCGGGCATGCCGCTGACGTGAGCGTCATATCGATCACGGCATGGTTGTTCTGATCCAGGGTGACCCCGTAGATCAAGCCAAGGTCCACCACGTTGATCCCCAGCTCGGGGTCGATCACGTCCCGGAGCGCTTCTTCAACGTCGGCCGCGGTCGGCACTGCGTCGCTGGCCGGTGCAACAGGTGCGGGCGCGGAGCCCGCAGGCATTGCGCTCTGATCGGTCTGCGCGGCGGCGTCGTGGGGGCTGGTGTGGTTGACACTGCTGGTCTCAGTCATGATGTTCCTCGCCTCTAGCCCGCCCTTGGCGGGGATGTCACTGCCTGTGCGAGCGCGTCACGCAGGGCCATCCAGCCCAGCAATGCGCACTTGATTCTCGCGGGATAGCGTGCGACGCCCACGAATGCTGCGCCGTCACCGAGCACTTCTTCAGACTTCTCGTCGAGCGGCTCGCCCCGGTTGTTCATCAGGTCGCGGAAGGTCTCTGTGAGGTGATCGATCTGTGCGACGTCGGCGCCAACGACGAGATCACTGAGCACCGAGACCGACGCCTGGGATATCGAGCAACCGGCGCCGTCCCATGTCACGTGGTCCACCGTCGGTGTCGCCGCGTCCGCTGCGAGATGGACTCGCAATCTGACCTCGTCCCCACAGGTCGGATTCACCTGAAACGACTCCGCGGCGGCGTCCGGGCCGGGCCCTGCACCGTGCCGCTCCCGCGAGTGATCGAGGATCACCTGCTGGTAGAGCTGCGCCATTGAACCGGTCATGCTGGCGCACCTCCCGTCATGGTCTCGACTCCAAAGAATTCTCTCACTCGCGCCAATTCGGCGCAGAACTGGTCGATCTCTGCGGTGGTCGTATGCAGCCCCACCGACGCACGCGCTGAGGACTGTGCGCCAAGCCTGCGATGCAGCGGCTGCGCACAGTGGTGCCCCACGCGCACGGCAATCCCGGCGTCGTCGAGCAACTGCCCCACATCGTGCGGGTGCACCCCGTCCACGGTGAACGCCACCACTCCGACGCGATCAGCAGGTTCCGTCGGTCCCAGCACCCGCACCCCGTCGATGTGGGTGATGCCACGCAGCAGGTGCGCGGTCAGGTCAGCCTCGTGGGCGGCCACGGCCTCCATGCCCAGCTCGGCCAGATACTCGGCGGCGGCATGTAGCCCCACGGTCTGAGCGACCATCTGTGTGCCGGCCTCAAACCGCTGCGGCGGTGCGGCGAACGTCGTCCCGGTCATGGTGACCGTCTCCACCATCGAACCGCCCGTCCCGAACGGGGGCATGGCGGCGAGCAGCTCCCGCCGTCCGTACAGTGCGCCAATTCCGGTAGGGCCGAGCATCTTGTGCCCGGAGAACACCGCGAAGTCCACGTCCAAGGCCCGAAAATCCACCGGCAGGTGCGGCACACTCTGGCAGGCATCGAGCACCACCAGAGGGCCAGCAGCCCCTGCCCCTGCGACCCTGCGAGCTGCCGCGACCACCTCGCCCACCGGCGAGATCGCTCCAGTCACATTCGAGACGTGCGTGAACGCCACCACGCGAGTGCGCTCGCCGATCACATCGAGTGAGTCGAGGTCGATCCGCCCAGAGTCGGTCACGCCAAGCCAGCGCAACGTGGCGCCAGTGCGTGCGCACAACTCCTGCCACGGCACCAGGTTCGCGTGGTGCTCCGCCTCGGTGACCACCACCTCATCCCCCGGTCCGAGCCGGAACCGCTCAGCCGCCAGCCCACCACGCCCCACCGAGGCATTGGAGAACGCGTAGGTGAGCAGGTTGATGCCTTCTGTGGCGTTCTTCGTCCAGACAAGCTCGTCGGCATCGACCCCCACGAGCCCTGAGACGGCCACGCGAGCCTGTTCGTACGCCTCGGTCGCTTCCTCAGCCAGCGCATGCGCTCCACGGTGCACCGCGGCGTTACGTCGCAGGTAGAAGTCCTGCTCGGCGTCGATCACGCACTCCGGCTTCTGACTGGTCGCCGCCGAATCGAGGTACACCAGCGGCTTACCGTCCCGCACCGTGCGCGTGAGCAGGGGGAAGTCAGCCCTGACGGCGGCCAGTTCAGTCGCCGTCAGAGCCGTGCGTCCCTGCCCCGTCACGCTCGCCGCCGAACTCAGGCCGGGGTGAGGAAACGGTCGTAGCCTTCGGCTTCGAGCCGCTCGGCCAGTTCCGGTCCGCCCTGCTCGGCGATCTTCCCGTTCACGAACACATGCACGTAGTCGGGAGTGATGTAGCGCAGGATGCGCGTGTAGTGGGTGATCAGCAGCACGCCCACGTCAGTGGACTCCTTGACGCGGTTCACGCCTTCGGAGACCACGCGCAGGGCGTCCACGTCGAGGCCGGAATCGGTCTCATCGAGCACGGCGATCTTCGGCTGGAGCAACTCGAGCTGGAGGATCTCGTGGCGCTTCTTCTCGCCGCCGGAGAATCCTTCGTTCACGTTCCGCTCGGCGAACGCCGGGTCCATCCGCAGGTTCTCCATCGCACCACGCACATCCGAGACCCACTGGCGCAGGGCCGGGGCCTTGCCGTCAATCGCGGTCTTCGCCGTCCGCAGGAAGTTCGAGACGGTCACGCCCGAGACCTCCACCGGGTACTGCATCGCGAGGAACATCCCAGCGCGTGCGCGCTCATCAACGCTCATCTCCAGGACGTTCTCGCCATCGAGCAGCAACTCGCCACTGGTGACCTCGTACTTGGGGTGCCCGGCAATGGCATAGGCCAGGGTGGACTTACCGGAGCCGTTCGGCCCCATGATCGCGTGGGTCTCGCCGCTGTTCACGGTGAGGTCCACGCCACGCAGAATCTCCTTGGGCCCGTCAGCGGTCTCAACATTGACGTGCAGGTCGCGAATCTCAAGGGTAGACATTCGATTCTTCTCTCTCAGTTCGTGGATTCAGTCGGTGTACTAGCGGCGACATCAATGTCCACAAGGACGTTGTCGCCGTCATAGCTGACCGGGTAGACGGGAACCGGCCGGATGGCCGGGAGGGACAGGGGGCGGCCGGTCTTCATATCGAATGTGGAACCATGCAACCAGCACTCAAGCGTGGTCCCTTCCACCTCACCCTCAGAGAGGGAGACCTGCCCGTGCGAGCACACGTCAGCAAGTGCGTAGTAGTCGCCATCCTCGGCTCGGGCGAGCGCCACTTCGACGAGCGAACCATCGGCGGCGTCGAGCTCAAGGCGCATCGCCTCCCCCGGCTCCAGATCGTCGCGAGCAGCGACGACCTGCGCGGTCACCGGCTCTCCTGAACCTGCTCAGCGTGCTCGAGAGCATCGATGATGCGTTGCGCAGCCGGATCAGTTCCGGTGAGCTCACCCAGCACGGCATCCAGTTCGGCATCGATCGCGGCCAGCAGGCGCTCTTCGACGGCGGGAACCCCGATCTTGGTGATCATCTCGGCGAAGAACCCGCGCACCACCAGACGCCGCGCAGCAGCCTCCGGGATACCTCGGGAACGCAGGTAGAACAACTGCTCGTCGTCGAACCGGCCTGTTGCCGAGGCGTGCCCGGCGCCTTCGATCTCGCCGGTCTCAATCTCCAGGTTCGGCACCGAATCGGCGCGTGCACCGTCGGTGAGTACCAGGTTCCGGTTCAATTCGTAGGTGTCGGTGCCCTCGGCTGCCTTGCGGATCAGCACGTCCCCGATCCACACGCTGCGTGCGTCCTGACCCTGCAGTGCGCCCTTGTAGGTGACACGAGACTTGCACTGCGGGACGGCATGGTCGACGAACAGCCGGTGCTCCTGGTGCTGTCCGGCGTCGGCGAAGTAGAGACCGTTCATCTCGACCTCGCCACCGGTGGCGGTGAATGCGGCCTCGGGTACCAGCCGGACGACGTCCCCACCGAGGGTGACCACCACGTGCTTCAGGGTGGCATCGCGCCCGATCTGCGCTCGGTGGGTGGCCGCATGCACGGCACCGGAGTCCCAGTCCTGCACCGAGACCACCCGTAGTGAGGCGCCGTCGTGGACGTGAATCTCCACGGTCTGGGCGAGCTCGGCGACGCCGCGGTGATCGAGCACCACGACGGCTTCGCTGTGGTGCTCGGCCACGATGGTGATGTGCTGAGCGGCTGGCTCATTACCCGTTCCGCGCACGGTGATCATGGTCTCGGTCGACGCGACGTGCTCAGCCGGAACCGTGACGACCAGCCCCTCAGCGAAGGACTCCCAGGCAACAGCGGCGATCCGGTCGCCCGGCGCCCCTGCCTTGCCGAGCCGGTCGTCAGACCGGTCCACGTGTTCCACGCGTACCCTGCTATCGGCGGAGACTTCCACCGACGGTGCCGCACCCGTCAGCACCCCAGCGGTCAGGCCCTGCAGCCGGTTCATCGGGGAGAACCGCCATACCTCCTCGCGGCCGTTCGGCACGCCGAAATCGGCGAGCGCGAACGAGGTGCTGCGGTCGGCGCGCGAGCCTTCCGGTGCGAGGCCGTGGCTGTGCGCCTCGTCCGCGGTGGCGCGGGTGTGGTCAGTCGACAGAGCGGATTCTTCAGTCGTGGTGGTCGACATCAGCCGACGGCCCCTTCCATCTGCAGTTCGATAAGCCGGTTGAGCTCGAGGGCGTACTCCATGGGCAGCTCACGGGCGATCGGCTCCACGAAGCCGCGCACGATCATGGCCATCGCTTCGGTCTCCTCCATCCCACGGGACATGAGGTAGAACAGCTGATCCTCACTCACCTTGGAGACGGTCGCCTCATGGCCCATCTCCACATCGTCCTCACGGACGTCGACGTAGGGGTAGGTATCCGAGCGGGAGATGGTGTCGACCAGCAGCGCGTCACAGAGCACGTTCGATTTCGACGCCGCAGCGCCGTCCATGACCTGCACGAGGCCGCGGTAGGAAGCTCGCCCACCCCCGCGTGCCACCGACTTGGAGACGATCGAGGAGGACGTGTGGGGCGCCATATGAACCATCTTGGAGCCGGTGTCCTGGTGCTGCCCTTCGCCGGCAAACGCGATCGAGAGCGTCTCACCGCGAGCGTGCTCGCCCATCAGGTAGACGGCCGGGTACTTCATGGTGACCTTGGAGCCGATGTTGCCATCGATCCACTCCATCGTGCCGCCTGTCTCGACCGTGGCGCGCTTGGTGACAAGGTTGTAGACGTTGTTCGACCAGTTCTGGATCGTCGTGTACCGCACGCGGGCGTCCTTCTTCACGATGATCTCGACGACGGCCGAGTGCAGCGAGTCCGACGTGTAGATCGGAGCCGTGCAGCCCTCGACGTAGTGCACGTAGGAGCCTTCGTCGGCGATGATCAGGGTCCGCTCGAACTGGCCCATGTTCTCGGTGTTGATCCGGAAGTAGGCCTGCAGCGGGATCTCCACGTGCACACCCGGCGGAACGTAGACGAAGGATCCGCCGGACCACACGGCCGTGTTCAGCGCGGCGAATTTATTGTCGCCGGCGGGGATCACCGTGCCGAAGTACTCCTCGAAGATCTCCGGGTGCTCGCGCAGCGCGGTGTCGGTGTCGAGGAACTGCACACCCTGCCGCTCGAGCTCCTCGTTGATCTGGTGGTAGACCACCTCGGACTCGTACTGCGCGGCGACACCGGCCACGAGACGCTGCTTCTCCGCCTC
Protein-coding sequences here:
- the sufU gene encoding Fe-S cluster assembly sulfur transfer protein SufU; the protein is MTGSMAQLYQQVILDHSRERHGAGPGPDAAAESFQVNPTCGDEVRLRVHLAADAATPTVDHVTWDGAGCSISQASVSVLSDLVVGADVAQIDHLTETFRDLMNNRGEPLDEKSEEVLGDGAAFVGVARYPARIKCALLGWMALRDALAQAVTSPPRAG
- the sufD gene encoding Fe-S cluster assembly protein SufD — translated: MSTTTTEESALSTDHTRATADEAHSHGLAPEGSRADRSTSFALADFGVPNGREEVWRFSPMNRLQGLTAGVLTGAAPSVEVSADSRVRVEHVDRSDDRLGKAGAPGDRIAAVAWESFAEGLVVTVPAEHVASTETMITVRGTGNEPAAQHITIVAEHHSEAVVVLDHRGVAELAQTVEIHVHDGASLRVVSVQDWDSGAVHAATHRAQIGRDATLKHVVVTLGGDVVRLVPEAAFTATGGEVEMNGLYFADAGQHQEHRLFVDHAVPQCKSRVTYKGALQGQDARSVWIGDVLIRKAAEGTDTYELNRNLVLTDGARADSVPNLEIETGEIEGAGHASATGRFDDEQLFYLRSRGIPEAAARRLVVRGFFAEMITKIGVPAVEERLLAAIDAELDAVLGELTGTDPAAQRIIDALEHAEQVQESR
- the sufB gene encoding Fe-S cluster assembly protein SufB yields the protein MTTETTPTTDATQAPALTQDETIASIGTYNYGWHDADDAGANAKRGLSEDVVRNISDMKDESEWMRKNRLKGLRLFEKKPMPNWGADLTGIDFDNIKYFVRSTEKQAQSWEDLPEEIKETYDKLGIPEAEKQRLVAGVAAQYESEVVYHQINEELERQGVQFLDTDTALREHPEIFEEYFGTVIPAGDNKFAALNTAVWSGGSFVYVPPGVHVEIPLQAYFRINTENMGQFERTLIIADEGSYVHYVEGCTAPIYTSDSLHSAVVEIIVKKDARVRYTTIQNWSNNVYNLVTKRATVETGGTMEWIDGNIGSKVTMKYPAVYLMGEHARGETLSIAFAGEGQHQDTGSKMVHMAPHTSSSIVSKSVARGGGRASYRGLVQVMDGAAASKSNVLCDALLVDTISRSDTYPYVDVREDDVEMGHEATVSKVSEDQLFYLMSRGMEETEAMAMIVRGFVEPIARELPMEYALELNRLIELQMEGAVG
- the sufC gene encoding Fe-S cluster assembly ATPase SufC; amino-acid sequence: MSTLEIRDLHVNVETADGPKEILRGVDLTVNSGETHAIMGPNGSGKSTLAYAIAGHPKYEVTSGELLLDGENVLEMSVDERARAGMFLAMQYPVEVSGVTVSNFLRTAKTAIDGKAPALRQWVSDVRGAMENLRMDPAFAERNVNEGFSGGEKKRHEILQLELLQPKIAVLDETDSGLDVDALRVVSEGVNRVKESTDVGVLLITHYTRILRYITPDYVHVFVNGKIAEQGGPELAERLEAEGYDRFLTPA
- a CDS encoding non-heme iron oxygenase ferredoxin subunit encodes the protein MTAQVVAARDDLEPGEAMRLELDAADGSLVEVALARAEDGDYYALADVCSHGQVSLSEGEVEGTTLECWLHGSTFDMKTGRPLSLPAIRPVPVYPVSYDGDNVLVDIDVAASTPTESTN
- a CDS encoding metal-sulfur cluster assembly factor, producing MPAGSAPAPVAPASDAVPTAADVEEALRDVIDPELGINVVDLGLIYGVTLDQNNHAVIDMTLTSAACPLTDVIEDQAAQALEGLVAGQRINWVWMPPWGPEKITDDGREQLRALGFNV
- a CDS encoding SufS family cysteine desulfurase, translating into MTGQGRTALTATELAAVRADFPLLTRTVRDGKPLVYLDSAATSQKPECVIDAEQDFYLRRNAAVHRGAHALAEEATEAYEQARVAVSGLVGVDADELVWTKNATEGINLLTYAFSNASVGRGGLAAERFRLGPGDEVVVTEAEHHANLVPWQELCARTGATLRWLGVTDSGRIDLDSLDVIGERTRVVAFTHVSNVTGAISPVGEVVAAARRVAGAGAAGPLVVLDACQSVPHLPVDFRALDVDFAVFSGHKMLGPTGIGALYGRRELLAAMPPFGTGGSMVETVTMTGTTFAAPPQRFEAGTQMVAQTVGLHAAAEYLAELGMEAVAAHEADLTAHLLRGITHIDGVRVLGPTEPADRVGVVAFTVDGVHPHDVGQLLDDAGIAVRVGHHCAQPLHRRLGAQSSARASVGLHTTTAEIDQFCAELARVREFFGVETMTGGAPA